Proteins encoded within one genomic window of Cucumis sativus cultivar 9930 chromosome 3, Cucumber_9930_V3, whole genome shotgun sequence:
- the LOC101208338 gene encoding WPP domain-interacting protein 2 codes for MDFESECSALESVEDNEVNQEAIPFDDVNRIRINGTCANDADQSCAAESGLDARVSISPAAKGEDLSGEALNSPPSITKSPIDLSSPVTKGYGLKKWKRIPRDFVKDMNSSDDTSKILKRALSTSGNPVKPQLSPSENKQNNEGSVGSVTPLRNIGNVDGLVFHGSSSNSRFATGSAFNHGTDSENSEDRSSKSSTAASVPKARYDLNTVLGHVREKNRIKSISGKSTGGSGQKGQQGKGRVEGSKKARGERIKVEKENSQSSIESDSRSSCFVFRQGTLAAASNGNQNERSVTDDGDNSDGAYAGDQQFSEEAETAYRKEDEVEAEDVTQDNLAADLSWEVKDEKDRNHWSPLNKDPMDESIISLQSAQHALEKEIKKLREIGKDEIASSSIINDAEPSSFAYDNLETQKSSSSFQMGPGKAATSSAESTVLSLTGKVKLLETKLEETIAMLKSKESRVTELESSISTSKSPKEEEVMEIEKEFERSFRQRLEAEIEYLAIVRAIENLQCGIVVDGKKNLADEQVEMMSRLREAESKATALKERAEGLEKYCGDVLETEEVLTTQGEVFKVSSCAFLQLILLILVLWLFVLQMPSPAELVVPT; via the exons ATGGATTTTGAAAGCGAATGCTCGGCTCTTGAATCTGTGGAAGACAATGAAGTGAACCAGGAAGCTATTCCTTTTGATGATGTCAACCGAATCAGAATCAATGGCACTTGTGCTAATGATGCTGACCAGTCTTGTGCTGCTGAAAGTGGTCTTGATGCTAGGGTATCCATTTCACCGGCTGCTAAGGGAGAAGATTTAAGTGGAGAAGCTTTGAATTCACCTCCTTCCATAACCAAATCTCCTATTGACCTTTCTTCTCCTGTAACAAAAGGGTATGGATTGAAGAAATGGAAGCGTATTCCTAGAGACTTTGTGAAGGATATGAATTCAAGTGATGATactagtaaaattttgaagaggGCACTCTCTACTTCTGGGAATCCAGTTAAACCTCAACTTTCTCCATCGGAGAATAAGCAAAATAATGAAGGTTCTGTTGGATCTGTAACCCCGTTGAGGAATATAGGAAATGTTGATGGCTTGGTTTTCCATGGTTCTAGTTCCAATTCCAGGTTTGCTACGGGGTCTGCCTTTAACCATGGCACAGATTCTGAAAACAGTGAAGATCGAAGTAGCAAATCTTCCACAGCAGCCAGTGTTCCGAAGGCAAGGTACGATCTGAATACCGTCTTAGGACATGTGCGGGAAAAGAATAGGATAAAGAGCATCAGTGGGAAAAGTACAGGTGGTTCTGGCCAAAAGGGTCAACAGGGAAAGGGACGTGTTGAAGGCAGTAAAAAGGCAAGGGGAGAAAGAATCAAAGTTGAGAAGGAGAATTCTCAGTCTAGCATTGAATCTGACTCAAGGAGCTCATGCTTTGTCTTTAGGCAGGGCACTCTTGCTGCTGCTAGCAATGGGAACCAAAATGAAAGGTCCGTTACGGATGATGGAGACAATAGCGATGGAGCTTATGCAGGTGATCAACAGTTTAGTGAAGAAGCTGAAACTGCATATAGGAAAGAGGATGAGGTAGAAGCTGAAGATGTTACTCAAGATAATCTGGCAGCAGACTTGTCTTGGGAAGTTAAGGATGAGAAGGATAGGAATCACTGGTCACCCTTGAACAAGGATCCCATGGACGAGTCTATTATCAGCCTCCAGTCTGCGCAACATGCGCTTGAAAAAG AAATCAAGAAGCTAAGGGAGATTGGAAAGGACGAGATAGCATCTTCCAGCATAATCAATGATGCTGAACCATCAAGTTTTGCGTATGACAACCTAGAAACACAAAAATCTAGTTCATCTTTCCAAATGGGGCCCGGGAAGGCTGCTACAAGTTCTGCCGAATCCACAGTTCTGTCCTTGACAGGAAAGGTGAAACTTTTGGAGACCAAATTAGAGGAGACGATTGCCATGCTCAAATCAAAGGAATCCCGAGTTACTGAACTGGAATCATCCATTAGCACCAGCAAGTCACCCAAGGAGGAAGAAGTAATGGAAATAGAGAAGGAATTTGAGAGGTCTTTTAGGCAAAGACTGGAAGCagaaattgaatatttggCAATAGTAAGAGCAATTGAGAATCTACAATGTGGAATAGTAGTtgatggtaaaaaaaatttggcAGATGAGCAAGTAGAGATGATGAGCAGACTTAGAGAAGCTGAAAGTAAAGCTACAGCGCTTAAGGAACGAGCAGAGGGATTGGAAAAATACTGTGGTGACGTATTGGAAACCGAGGAGGTTTTAACGACTCAAGGGGAAGTATTCAAGGTTAGTTCTTGTGCATTTCTGCAGTTGATACTCCTGATCCTCGTTCTTTGGCTTTTTGTCTTGCAAATGCCTTCACCTGCTGAACTAGTTGTACCAACATAA